A portion of the Pan troglodytes isolate AG18354 chromosome 10, NHGRI_mPanTro3-v2.0_pri, whole genome shotgun sequence genome contains these proteins:
- the APOLD1 gene encoding apolipoprotein L domain-containing protein 1 isoform X2 — MGMERPAAREPHGPDALRRFQGLLLDRRGRLHGQVLRLREVARRLERLRRRSLVANVAGSSLSATGALAAIVGLSLSPVTLGTSLLVSAVGLGVATAGGAVTITSDLSLIFCNSRELRRVQEIAATCQDQMREILSCLEFFCRWQGCGDRQLLQCGRNASIALYNSVYFIVFFGSRGFLIPRRAEGDTKVSQAVLKAKIQKLAESLESCTGALDELSEQLESRVQLCTKSSRGHDLKISADQRAGLFF; from the exons ATG GGAATGGAGAGGCCGGCGGCCCGGGAGCCGCATGGGCCCGACGCACTGCGGCGCTTCCAGGGACTGCTGCTGGACCGCCGAGGCCGGCTGCACGGCCAGGTGCTGCGCCTGCGCGAGGTGGCCCGGCGCCTGGAGCGCCTGCGCAGGCGCTCCCTCGTAGCCAATGTGGCCGGCAGCTCGCTGAGCGCAACGGGCGCCCTCGCCGCCATCGTGGGGCTCTCGCTCAGCCCGGTCACCCTGGGGACCTCGCTGCTGGTGTCGGCCgtggggctgggggtggccaCAGCCGGAGGGGCCGTCACCATCACGTCCGATCTCTCGCTGATCTTCTGCAACTCCCGGGAGCTGCGGAGGGTGCAGGAGATCGCGGCCACCTGCCAGGACCAGATGCGAGAGATCCTGAGCTGCCTTGAGTTTTTCTGCCGCTGGCAGGGCTGCGGGGACCGCCAGCTGCTGCAGTGCGGGAGGAACGCCTCCATCGCCCTGTACAATTCTGTCTACTTCATCGTCTTCTTTGGCTCACGTGGCTTCCTCATCCCCAGGCGGGCGGAGGGGGACACCAAGGTTAGCCAGGCCGTGCTGAAGGCCAAGATTCAGAAACTGGCCGAGAGCCTGGAGTCCTGCACCGGGGCTCTGGACGAACTCAGCGAGCAGCTGGAGTCCCGggttcagctctgcaccaagtccAGCCGTGGCCACGACCTCAAGATCTCTGCTGACCAGCGTGCAGGGCTGTTTTTCTAA